The following coding sequences lie in one Gemmatimonadota bacterium genomic window:
- a CDS encoding DUF2961 domain-containing protein, whose amino-acid sequence MDMGNLARLSRAKTRSISPENTDGGKGRGGMATEGTGAHNARHLGQGWKISPSFDIEAGETLTMADIEGSGAIQHIWLTPTGHWRFAILRIYWDDEEYPSVECPMGDFFACGWSEYAHVSSLAVCVNPASAFNCYWEMPFRKRCRITLENIADEKMRVYYQIDYTLTEVPEDIGYFHASFRRTNPVPYKEVFTILDGVQGHGHYVGTYMAWGSNSNGWWGEGEIKFYIDGDDEFPTICGTGVEDYFCGSYNFDIDGRYVEYTTPYAGMPQVIRPDGMYKSQQRFGMYRWHVSDPVRFEEDLKVTIQALGWRQLLGFAEGGPYQALQDDVASVAFWYQTLPSAPFPALPDRDQLEVI is encoded by the coding sequence ATGGACATGGGAAACCTGGCTCGCCTGTCGCGCGCCAAGACGCGGTCCATCTCGCCGGAAAACACGGACGGCGGAAAGGGCCGGGGCGGCATGGCCACGGAGGGCACCGGCGCCCATAACGCACGGCACCTGGGACAGGGCTGGAAGATCTCCCCTTCCTTCGACATTGAAGCGGGGGAAACGCTGACGATGGCCGATATCGAAGGGTCCGGTGCCATTCAGCATATCTGGCTGACGCCAACCGGCCACTGGCGCTTCGCCATCCTGCGCATTTACTGGGATGACGAGGAGTACCCCTCCGTGGAGTGTCCCATGGGCGATTTCTTCGCGTGCGGGTGGAGTGAATACGCCCACGTGTCCTCGCTGGCCGTGTGCGTAAACCCGGCCAGCGCGTTCAACTGCTACTGGGAGATGCCCTTTCGCAAGCGTTGCCGCATCACGCTGGAGAACATCGCCGACGAGAAGATGCGCGTGTACTACCAGATCGACTACACGCTGACCGAGGTCCCCGAGGACATCGGCTATTTCCACGCGAGCTTCCGGCGGACGAACCCCGTTCCGTACAAAGAGGTGTTCACCATACTGGACGGCGTACAGGGGCACGGCCATTACGTCGGTACCTACATGGCGTGGGGATCCAACAGCAACGGATGGTGGGGCGAGGGGGAGATCAAGTTCTATATCGACGGCGACGACGAGTTTCCGACGATCTGCGGGACGGGCGTCGAGGACTACTTCTGCGGTTCGTACAACTTCGATATCGACGGCCGGTACGTGGAGTACACCACCCCCTACGCGGGCATGCCCCAGGTCATCCGCCCCGACGGCATGTACAAGTCCCAGCAGCGGTTCGGCATGTACCGGTGGCACGTGTCGGATCCGGTGCGGTTCGAGGAGGACCTGAAGGTAACCATCCAGGCGCTGGGCTGGCGGCAACTGCTCGGTTTTGCGGAGGGTGGCCCCTACCAGGCGCTCCAGGACGATGTCGCATCGGTGGCCTTCTGGTACCAGACCCTGCCGAGCGCGCCCTTCCCCGCGCTGCCGGACCGGGATCAGCTGGAAGTCATCTGA